The following are encoded together in the Daphnia magna isolate NIES linkage group LG8, ASM2063170v1.1, whole genome shotgun sequence genome:
- the LOC116928888 gene encoding ecotropic viral integration site 5 ortholog isoform X3 has protein sequence MAPVLPDLCELDSSSDDDGEESNGHGEDYFVFHNPLSFLAVVPDVVDFERMIELDSKSLNSLAGTGTSIASGHSRKSSDASQISLNSGSSANSQEARSDDNEEDQWSLWGRLVADWSNTYKKRNAYVKDLVRKGIPHHFRGVVWPLLCGANDSPAKSQYAEYIKATSACEKVIRRDIARTYPEHDFFKEKDGLGQESLFNVMKAYSLHDREVGYCQGSAFIVGILLMQMPEEEAFAVVVKLMQDYRLREIFKPSMAELGLVLYQLKNLVEELLPDLHAHFLSQSFDTSMYASSWFLTLFSTTLTLSVACRVMDAFLIDGMEIIFRLAVAILNFGKEDLLSQDMEGMLKYFQKEVPARFDPCPDPLFAAAYNVKYSAKRMKKWEKEYTALKTKEQEDQEEVRRLRTENRMLRQKVSMLETESSELAERLVRGQVSRADQEETTFHLKRELEASRQRDAENNAHLRELQQRLKHMEQENYSRQSSLDVEPTTSPSLQAELLKQKEELIQCLQEQLIGGRLRQAEMDSMIRDMKNQLHEHEEDKKRLREATPDNVVLALQEELIAVKLREAEATLALKELRPKISELSSQWLRHLQDEHTTENQPTSLESTPKKLLFWENNRSSSSAGGNKSDELMTIRLREMEAVTELRELRLRVMELETQNQVLSNQLKRQDEEIKALVSKTEASERLEKEHQSKIKEHERKYADLEAKMREDSMLARIHDAEHSQHVAELSQKISQLEMKNEQMLTEGELSMVEDSDRVRELQDRIGDLKAEIQRLEHVNRKLGGTNGFSKLAHQQEVSDPSDDDEDMSKLELRFSPRTSVENLTS, from the exons ATGGCGCCCGTGTTGCCGGATTTATGTGAGTTAGACTCGTCGTCGGATGACGATGGAGAAGAATCCAACGGCCACGGCGAGGATTACTTCGTCTTTCACAATCCTTTGAGCTTTTTGGCCGTTGTGCCCGACGTTGTCGACTTTGAACG gatGATCGAACTGGACAGCAAATCGTTGAACTCGTTGGCAGGAACTGGCACCAGCATCGCGTCTGGACATTCGCGCAAGAGTTCGGATGCGTCGCAAATCTCTTTGAATTCCG GTTCCAGTGCCAACAGTCAGGAGGCACGTTCAGACGATAATGAAGAAGATCAGTGGAGCCTTTGGGGTCGTTTGGTAGCCGATTGGTCCAACACGTACAAGAAGCGCAATGCCTACGTCAAAGACCTCGTCCGCAAAGGAATCCCTCATCACTTTAGAGGCGTCGTCTGGCCGCTTTTGTGCGGCGCAAATGACTCACCGGCCAAGTCGCAATACGCCGAATACATCAAAGCCACATCGGCCTgtgaaaag GTTATCCGTCGCGACATTGCGCGCACGTACCCCGAACACGACTTCTTCAAAGAGAAAGATGGACTGGGCCAGGAAAGCCTCTTCAACGTCATGAAAGCCTATTCGTTGCATGATCGTGAGGTGGGCTACTGCCAGGGATCTGCTTTCATCGTCGGTATCCTCCTCATGCAG atgcCCGAAGAAGAAGCTTTTGCGGTCGTGGTTAAATTGATGCAAGACTATCGATTGCGGGAGATTTTCAAACCTTCAATGGCCGAGCTGGGACTTGTTTTGTATCAGCTCAAGAATCTCGTCGAG GAATTATTACCCGATCTCCACGCCCATTTCCTGTCACAAAGTTTCGACACGAGCATGTACGCCAGCAGCTGGTTCCTCACCCTATTCAGCACCACGTTGACCCTATCGGTGGCTTGCAG GGTGATGGACGCCTTTTTGATCGATGGCATGGAAATCATCTTCCGGCTTGCTGTGGCCATTCTGAATTTTGGCAAAGAAGACCTTCTCTCTCAAGACATGGAAGGAATGCTcaag TACTTTCAAAAAGAAGTTCCGGCTCGATTTGATCCGTGCCCAGATCCTCTATTTGCAGCCGCCTACAACGTCAAATATAGCGCCAAGCGAATGAAGAAATGGGAAAAGGAATACACGGCTCTCAAGACGAAAGAGCAAGAGGATCAGGAGGAAGTCAGG AGGCTAAGGACCGAGAACCGCATGCTGCGTCAGAAAGTATCCATGCTGGAAACGGAGTCAAGTGAACTGGCCGAACGGCTGGTACGCGGCCAAGTCAGTCGAGCCGATCAGGAAGAGACAACGTTCCACTTGAAACGGGAGCTGGAAGCGTCCAGGCAACGTGACGCTGAGAATAACGCTCACCTACGTGAGCTCCAGCAACGTCTGAAGCACATGGAACAAGAG AACTATTCTAGGCAATCGTCTCTGGATGTTGAGCCTACGACATCACCATCTCTGCAAGCCGAACTGCTCAAGCAGAAGGAGGAACTTATCCAGTGCCTTCAAGAGCAGCTAATTGGCGGACGACTCCGTCAGGCGGAAATGGATTCTATGATCCGTGACATGAAGAATCAACTTCACGAACATGAAGAG GACAAGAAACGACTGCGAGAAGCTACACCAGATAATGTAGTTTTGGCTTTGCAAGAAGAATTGATCGCTGTCAAGTTACGTGAAGCCGAAGCGACTTTAGCCCTGAAAGAGCTGCGACCTAAAATATCTGAATTGAGTTCTCAATGGCTCCGCCATCTGCAG GATGAGCACACGACCGAAAACCAACCGACTTCGCTCGAGTCTACTCCAAAGAAATTACTTTTCTGGGAAAATAATCGATCTTCGTCGTCAGCCGGTGGCAACAAGTCTGACGAATTAATGACTATTAGACTACGAGAAATGGAAGCCGTTACTGAATTGCGAGAGCTCAGGCTGCGTGTAATGGAGCTGGAGACCCAA AATCAAGTGCTGAGTAATCAACTCAAGCGACAGGACGAAGAAATCAAGGCCTTGGTCTCCAAAACAGAGGCGTCTGAAAGGCTCGAGAAAGAGCATCAGAGCAAGATTAAGGAACACGAACGGAAATATGCCGACTTAGAGGCCAAG ATGAGAGAAGATTCCATGTTGGCTCGCATTCACGATGCGGAACATTCGCAACATGTAGCTGAATTGAGCCAAAAGATATCGCAACTTGAAATGAAG AATGAACAAATGTTAACTGAAGGTGAATTAAGTATGGTTGAAGACAGCGACCGAGTCCGGGAACTTCAAGATCGAATTGGTGATTTAAAAGCTGAG ATACAAAGATTAGAACACGTCAATCGGAAACTAGGTGGTACTAATGGATTTTCGAAATTAGCACATCAGCAAGAAGTTTCTGATCCGTCCGACGACGACGAAGACATGAGCAAATTGGAATTGCGATTCTCTCCAAGGACCTCGGTGGAAAATCTAACGTCATAA
- the LOC116928888 gene encoding ecotropic viral integration site 5 ortholog isoform X4 produces the protein MIELDSKSLNSLAGTGTSIASGHSRKSSDASQISLNSGSSANSQEARSDDNEEDQWSLWGRLVADWSNTYKKRNAYVKDLVRKGIPHHFRGVVWPLLCGANDSPAKSQYAEYIKATSACEKVIRRDIARTYPEHDFFKEKDGLGQESLFNVMKAYSLHDREVGYCQGSAFIVGILLMQMPEEEAFAVVVKLMQDYRLREIFKPSMAELGLVLYQLKNLVEELLPDLHAHFLSQSFDTSMYASSWFLTLFSTTLTLSVACRVMDAFLIDGMEIIFRLAVAILNFGKEDLLSQDMEGMLKYFQKEVPARFDPCPDPLFAAAYNVKYSAKRMKKWEKEYTALKTKEQEDQEEVRRLRTENRMLRQKVSMLETESSELAERLVRGQVSRADQEETTFHLKRELEASRQRDAENNAHLRELQQRLKHMEQENYSRQSSLDVEPTTSPSLQAELLKQKEELIQCLQEQLIGGRLRQAEMDSMIRDMKNQLHEHEEDKKRLREATPDNVVLALQEELIAVKLREAEATLALKELRPKISELSSQWLRHLQDEHTTENQPTSLESTPKKLLFWENNRSSSSAGGNKSDELMTIRLREMEAVTELRELRLRVMELETQNQVLSNQLKRQDEEIKALVSKTEASERLEKEHQSKIKEHERKYADLEAKMREDSMLARIHDAEHSQHVAELSQKISQLEMKNEQMLTEGELSMVEDSDRVRELQDRIGDLKAEIQRLEHVNRKLGGTNGFSKLAHQQEVSDPSDDDEDMSKLELRFSPRTSVENLTS, from the exons atGATCGAACTGGACAGCAAATCGTTGAACTCGTTGGCAGGAACTGGCACCAGCATCGCGTCTGGACATTCGCGCAAGAGTTCGGATGCGTCGCAAATCTCTTTGAATTCCG GTTCCAGTGCCAACAGTCAGGAGGCACGTTCAGACGATAATGAAGAAGATCAGTGGAGCCTTTGGGGTCGTTTGGTAGCCGATTGGTCCAACACGTACAAGAAGCGCAATGCCTACGTCAAAGACCTCGTCCGCAAAGGAATCCCTCATCACTTTAGAGGCGTCGTCTGGCCGCTTTTGTGCGGCGCAAATGACTCACCGGCCAAGTCGCAATACGCCGAATACATCAAAGCCACATCGGCCTgtgaaaag GTTATCCGTCGCGACATTGCGCGCACGTACCCCGAACACGACTTCTTCAAAGAGAAAGATGGACTGGGCCAGGAAAGCCTCTTCAACGTCATGAAAGCCTATTCGTTGCATGATCGTGAGGTGGGCTACTGCCAGGGATCTGCTTTCATCGTCGGTATCCTCCTCATGCAG atgcCCGAAGAAGAAGCTTTTGCGGTCGTGGTTAAATTGATGCAAGACTATCGATTGCGGGAGATTTTCAAACCTTCAATGGCCGAGCTGGGACTTGTTTTGTATCAGCTCAAGAATCTCGTCGAG GAATTATTACCCGATCTCCACGCCCATTTCCTGTCACAAAGTTTCGACACGAGCATGTACGCCAGCAGCTGGTTCCTCACCCTATTCAGCACCACGTTGACCCTATCGGTGGCTTGCAG GGTGATGGACGCCTTTTTGATCGATGGCATGGAAATCATCTTCCGGCTTGCTGTGGCCATTCTGAATTTTGGCAAAGAAGACCTTCTCTCTCAAGACATGGAAGGAATGCTcaag TACTTTCAAAAAGAAGTTCCGGCTCGATTTGATCCGTGCCCAGATCCTCTATTTGCAGCCGCCTACAACGTCAAATATAGCGCCAAGCGAATGAAGAAATGGGAAAAGGAATACACGGCTCTCAAGACGAAAGAGCAAGAGGATCAGGAGGAAGTCAGG AGGCTAAGGACCGAGAACCGCATGCTGCGTCAGAAAGTATCCATGCTGGAAACGGAGTCAAGTGAACTGGCCGAACGGCTGGTACGCGGCCAAGTCAGTCGAGCCGATCAGGAAGAGACAACGTTCCACTTGAAACGGGAGCTGGAAGCGTCCAGGCAACGTGACGCTGAGAATAACGCTCACCTACGTGAGCTCCAGCAACGTCTGAAGCACATGGAACAAGAG AACTATTCTAGGCAATCGTCTCTGGATGTTGAGCCTACGACATCACCATCTCTGCAAGCCGAACTGCTCAAGCAGAAGGAGGAACTTATCCAGTGCCTTCAAGAGCAGCTAATTGGCGGACGACTCCGTCAGGCGGAAATGGATTCTATGATCCGTGACATGAAGAATCAACTTCACGAACATGAAGAG GACAAGAAACGACTGCGAGAAGCTACACCAGATAATGTAGTTTTGGCTTTGCAAGAAGAATTGATCGCTGTCAAGTTACGTGAAGCCGAAGCGACTTTAGCCCTGAAAGAGCTGCGACCTAAAATATCTGAATTGAGTTCTCAATGGCTCCGCCATCTGCAG GATGAGCACACGACCGAAAACCAACCGACTTCGCTCGAGTCTACTCCAAAGAAATTACTTTTCTGGGAAAATAATCGATCTTCGTCGTCAGCCGGTGGCAACAAGTCTGACGAATTAATGACTATTAGACTACGAGAAATGGAAGCCGTTACTGAATTGCGAGAGCTCAGGCTGCGTGTAATGGAGCTGGAGACCCAA AATCAAGTGCTGAGTAATCAACTCAAGCGACAGGACGAAGAAATCAAGGCCTTGGTCTCCAAAACAGAGGCGTCTGAAAGGCTCGAGAAAGAGCATCAGAGCAAGATTAAGGAACACGAACGGAAATATGCCGACTTAGAGGCCAAG ATGAGAGAAGATTCCATGTTGGCTCGCATTCACGATGCGGAACATTCGCAACATGTAGCTGAATTGAGCCAAAAGATATCGCAACTTGAAATGAAG AATGAACAAATGTTAACTGAAGGTGAATTAAGTATGGTTGAAGACAGCGACCGAGTCCGGGAACTTCAAGATCGAATTGGTGATTTAAAAGCTGAG ATACAAAGATTAGAACACGTCAATCGGAAACTAGGTGGTACTAATGGATTTTCGAAATTAGCACATCAGCAAGAAGTTTCTGATCCGTCCGACGACGACGAAGACATGAGCAAATTGGAATTGCGATTCTCTCCAAGGACCTCGGTGGAAAATCTAACGTCATAA
- the LOC116928617 gene encoding 60S ribosomal protein L28, whose translation MTSTYTHLSHVVDLFIAKNEIKILKNYFNSIVYYFKLFYQLPIPKIETLECLGIEYSSFAFLRLLATGITSFFSFFFFGRHRSCSRKMSSSHLQWLITRNTSSFVLKKRNVKQPFSREPLHLTNRHCFKYNTLVHKNVIGVEPAKDKNGFVVVMKSKKKVYKPKASMVRFQIKSGPRHTLAKLSNIVKNGYRKDCRGAVLKRASAIIRSEKTRVAKKAKPAKKAE comes from the exons ATGACGTCAACGTATACCCATCTTTCGCACGTGGTTGATCTTTTCAttgcaaaaaatgaaataaagattttaaaaaactactttaattcaattgtttattattttaaattgttcTATCAATTACCAATTCCAAAAATTGAG ACCTTAGAGTGTTTAGGGATTGAATACAGTTCTTTCGCATTTCTCCGCTTGCTCGCGACCGGAATCACTagtttcttctccttcttttttttcggccGACACCGAAG TTGTAGCAGGAAAATGTCGTCCTCCCACCTTCAGTGGCTCATCACCCGTAATACCAGCTCCTTCGTTTTGAAGAAGCGTAATGTCAAACAGCCTTTCTCCAGG GAACCACTTCACTTGACCAACAGGCATTGTTTCAAGTACAACACACTGGTCCATAAGAATGTCATTGGTGTTGAACCTGCCAAGGACAAAAATGGTTTCGTTGTCGTGATGAAGAGCAAGAAGAAAGTG TACAAGCCTAAGGCATCCATGGTCAGATTCCAGATTAAGTCTGGACCCCGTCACACCTTGGCTAAATTGAGCAACATTGTCAAGAACGGTTATCGCAAGGACTGCAGGGGAGCAGTTCTGAAGAGGGCATCTGCTATCATCCGCTCAGAGAAAACCCGAGTAGCCAAGAAGGCAAAGCCTGCAAAGAAAGCTGAATAA